A region of Vibrio chagasii DNA encodes the following proteins:
- a CDS encoding rhodanese-like domain-containing protein has protein sequence MQELVPFVQENMILAIVWVGLVVAIIANVIKTSNAAYKEITAAQTTQLINRENGVVVDIRTKDEFKKGHITDALHILPSDIKSNNLGSLESRKADPIIVVCKTGQTAQESANLLVKAGFENVSVLKSGLVAWSEANLPLVKGKK, from the coding sequence ATGCAAGAGTTAGTTCCATTTGTTCAAGAGAATATGATTTTAGCCATCGTATGGGTTGGCTTGGTTGTTGCCATCATTGCGAACGTAATCAAGACATCAAACGCAGCATACAAAGAGATCACTGCTGCACAAACTACACAGCTGATAAACCGTGAGAACGGCGTTGTGGTTGATATTCGTACTAAAGATGAGTTCAAAAAGGGCCATATTACTGACGCACTTCACATTTTACCGTCAGACATCAAATCAAATAACTTAGGTAGCCTTGAAAGCCGTAAAGCTGACCCAATCATCGTAGTATGCAAGACAGGTCAAACCGCTCAAGAAAGCGCTAACTTGTTAGTTAAAGCAGGCTTCGAAAACGTAAGCGTGCTGAAAAGTGGCCTAGTGGCTTGGAGCGAAGCTAACCTACCTTTAGTAAAAGGCAAAAAGTAA
- the gpsA gene encoding NAD(P)H-dependent glycerol-3-phosphate dehydrogenase, whose protein sequence is MTNTTNTTNVYGKEIAMTVIGAGSYGTSLAISLARNGANVVLWGHDPIHMARLESERANNEFLPNIDFPESLIIESDLEKAVTASRDLLVVVPSHVFGIVLNNLKPHLSANSRICWATKGLEPETGRLLKDVAHDVIGDGYSLAVLSGPTFAKELAMGMPTAISVASPDENFLKELQEKIHCGKTFRVYANSDFIGMQLGGAVKNVIAIGAGMSDGIGFGANARTALITRGLAEMSRLGAALGAQPETFMGMAGLGDLVLTCTDNQSRNRRFGLALGSGKDVDTAQEEIGQVVEGYRNTKEVWLLSERMGVEMPIVEQIYQVLYQGKDAHLAAQDLLARDKKSER, encoded by the coding sequence ATGACAAACACAACTAACACGACAAACGTTTACGGCAAAGAGATCGCCATGACAGTCATTGGCGCTGGTTCTTACGGAACCTCTTTAGCCATATCTCTAGCGCGTAACGGTGCAAACGTTGTTCTTTGGGGACATGACCCTATCCACATGGCGCGCCTTGAATCTGAACGAGCAAATAATGAGTTTCTTCCTAATATCGATTTTCCAGAGAGCCTGATCATCGAGTCAGACCTAGAGAAAGCAGTGACAGCCAGTCGTGATCTCCTAGTCGTAGTTCCTAGCCACGTGTTTGGCATCGTCTTAAATAACCTAAAGCCTCATTTGTCAGCAAATTCTCGTATCTGCTGGGCAACGAAAGGTCTAGAACCAGAAACAGGCCGACTACTAAAAGATGTCGCACACGATGTAATTGGTGATGGTTACTCACTAGCAGTTCTATCTGGCCCTACTTTTGCCAAAGAACTTGCGATGGGAATGCCGACCGCAATTTCAGTTGCGTCGCCAGACGAAAACTTCCTAAAAGAGCTACAAGAAAAGATTCACTGTGGCAAGACATTCCGTGTATACGCAAACTCAGATTTCATTGGTATGCAGCTTGGTGGTGCGGTTAAAAACGTTATTGCGATTGGTGCTGGCATGTCGGATGGTATTGGCTTCGGCGCTAATGCACGTACAGCGTTAATTACCCGTGGCTTAGCTGAGATGAGTCGATTGGGTGCAGCTCTTGGTGCACAACCAGAAACCTTTATGGGTATGGCGGGACTTGGCGACCTAGTACTGACATGTACCGACAACCAATCGCGTAACCGTCGCTTCGGTTTAGCGTTAGGTTCAGGTAAAGATGTTGATACCGCACAGGAAGAAATTGGCCAGGTGGTAGAAGGTTATCGCAACACTAAAGAAGTTTGGTTACTATCAGAGCGTATGGGTGTTGAGATGCCAATTGTTGAACAAATTTATCAAGTGTTGTATCAAGGGAAAGACGCACACTTAGCTGCGCAAGATCTACTTGCTCGAGATAAAAAGTCAGAAAGATAA
- a CDS encoding peptidoglycan DD-metalloendopeptidase family protein: MTIMMKHIRAISRTLLISTSLSAALLSTSSFAASQGELKGVSSEISRQQKALSSQQKKLDSLQASLKKQELSIAALEKDIQDSKRQLNTANANIASLDAKIKALTAQKKVHTDKLEQLIQTYYMTSRAKASSHILNTGVEEDRISHYYQHLAKARSATIKTIEQTQLELEESHKQRQLEQEQIATLLKQQTTKRDKLAQTQTQRKKTVGSIKKNISGDKNYLAELQRNETRLKAEIAKAEKAARERRNTVPMDGLAKRKGKLPWPIKGKVLHNYGSRQTGQVNWKGMVINAKYGQQVKSVYSGTVVFAEYLRGYGLVVLLDHGKGDMTLYGFNQALLKKEGDKVKAGEAIALAGDTGGQTRPSLYFEIRRNSQAQNPKSWLVR; this comes from the coding sequence ATGACGATAATGATGAAACATATTCGAGCTATCAGCCGAACTCTTCTTATATCTACCAGCCTCAGTGCTGCGCTTTTATCAACATCATCATTTGCCGCGTCTCAAGGTGAACTGAAAGGCGTATCCAGCGAGATCTCTCGCCAACAGAAAGCCCTATCTTCACAGCAAAAAAAACTCGATAGCTTACAAGCAAGCTTAAAGAAGCAAGAGCTGTCTATTGCTGCACTGGAAAAAGACATTCAAGACAGTAAAAGGCAGCTTAATACGGCGAATGCAAATATTGCTAGCTTAGATGCTAAGATCAAAGCACTTACCGCTCAGAAAAAAGTGCATACCGATAAGTTGGAACAACTGATCCAAACTTACTACATGACAAGTCGTGCTAAAGCCTCATCCCACATTCTCAACACGGGTGTCGAAGAAGATCGCATAAGCCATTACTATCAACATCTTGCTAAAGCCCGTTCTGCAACAATCAAAACAATTGAACAAACACAACTCGAGTTAGAAGAAAGCCATAAGCAGCGCCAACTTGAACAAGAGCAAATTGCGACTCTATTAAAACAACAGACAACAAAGCGCGATAAATTAGCCCAGACTCAAACGCAGCGTAAGAAAACCGTTGGCAGTATTAAGAAAAACATCTCAGGTGATAAAAATTACTTAGCCGAGCTGCAGCGTAATGAGACTCGCCTCAAAGCGGAGATCGCCAAAGCAGAGAAAGCCGCTCGAGAAAGACGTAACACGGTGCCTATGGATGGCTTAGCAAAACGTAAAGGAAAACTACCTTGGCCAATCAAAGGAAAAGTTCTGCATAACTACGGCTCACGTCAAACCGGGCAAGTTAACTGGAAAGGTATGGTGATTAATGCCAAATATGGCCAACAGGTTAAATCGGTTTACTCAGGCACCGTTGTTTTTGCTGAGTATCTACGTGGTTATGGCTTAGTAGTCCTTCTTGATCACGGCAAAGGTGACATGACGCTCTATGGCTTTAACCAAGCACTACTCAAGAAAGAAGGCGATAAAGTGAAAGCTGGCGAAGCCATTGCCCTTGCTGGTGACACTGGCGGTCAAACCCGCCCATCACTGTACTTTGAGATTCGCAGAAACAGCCAAGCTCAGAATCCAAAGAGTTGGTTGGTTAGGTAA
- a CDS encoding TetR/AcrR family transcriptional regulator, which translates to MKTRDKIVYAALELFNEHGERSITTNHIADHIEISPGNLYYHFRNKQEIVRDIFTLYSTELLERFTPIQGQKESLTLLKHYLDSIFTLMWKYRFFYANLPEILSRDEQLHLDYMAVQERLQTNLVDIMRAFVELNLLKATDSEMKSMVTSLHLIASGWLAYQSAMSPKAQITEQVVHQGMLQMIATVKPIATAQGFEQLTLLEDGVRALNCK; encoded by the coding sequence ATGAAAACACGTGACAAGATTGTTTACGCTGCTTTAGAGCTTTTTAACGAGCATGGTGAGCGTAGTATTACGACTAATCATATTGCTGACCACATCGAGATCAGCCCTGGTAACCTCTACTACCACTTTCGTAACAAGCAAGAAATTGTCCGTGATATCTTTACCCTCTACTCTACTGAATTGCTTGAAAGGTTTACTCCTATCCAAGGTCAGAAAGAGAGCCTCACGCTATTAAAACACTATTTAGATTCGATATTTACTCTGATGTGGAAGTATCGTTTTTTCTACGCAAATCTTCCGGAAATCTTGTCTCGTGACGAGCAACTTCACCTTGATTACATGGCAGTGCAAGAAAGATTACAAACGAATCTTGTCGATATTATGAGAGCTTTTGTTGAATTGAACTTGCTGAAAGCGACAGATTCAGAGATGAAATCGATGGTGACCTCTCTTCACTTGATTGCATCGGGCTGGTTAGCTTACCAATCTGCAATGTCTCCAAAAGCGCAAATAACGGAACAAGTGGTTCACCAAGGTATGCTGCAGATGATCGCGACCGTTAAACCAATTGCGACCGCGCAAGGTTTTGAACAGCTGACATTATTGGAAGATGGCGTAAGAGCGTTGAATTGTAAATAG
- the secB gene encoding protein-export chaperone SecB, whose translation MAEAAQQDAQQNFAIQRIFLKDVSFEAPNSPDMFQKEWNPDVKLDLDTQSRELGQGVYEVILRLTVTVKNADDTAFLCEVQQGGIFSASEMEAGQLAHCLGAFCPNILFPYARETISSLVVKGTFPQLNLAPVNFDALFMNYLQSQAQQAEGEQA comes from the coding sequence ATGGCTGAAGCAGCACAACAAGACGCACAACAGAACTTCGCAATCCAACGTATCTTCCTAAAAGACGTATCTTTCGAAGCGCCAAACTCTCCAGACATGTTTCAAAAAGAGTGGAATCCAGATGTAAAACTGGACCTAGACACTCAAAGCCGCGAACTTGGTCAAGGTGTTTACGAAGTAATCCTACGCCTAACGGTTACTGTGAAGAACGCAGACGACACTGCATTCCTTTGTGAAGTTCAGCAAGGTGGTATCTTCTCTGCAAGCGAAATGGAAGCGGGCCAACTAGCACATTGCCTAGGCGCATTCTGCCCGAACATCCTATTCCCATACGCTCGTGAAACAATTTCTAGCCTAGTGGTTAAAGGTACGTTCCCACAACTGAACCTAGCACCTGTAAACTTCGATGCTTTGTTCATGAACTACCTACAGAGCCAAGCTCAACAAGCTGAAGGCGAGCAGGCTTAA
- the cysE gene encoding serine O-acetyltransferase, which translates to MKHCEQQKVWQCIVKEARQQSEQEPMLASFYHATIINHESLGAALSYILANKLKTASMPAMAVREVVEQAFEEDDSIIDAAACDICATVTRDPAVEMYSMPLLYLKGYHALQGYRVANWLWKQGRIALATYLQNQISVACQVDIHPAARIGKAIMLDHATGIVIGETAVVENDVSILQDVTLGGTGKEGGDRHPKIREGVMIGAGAKILGNIEVGEGAKIGSCSVVLQAVPPHTTVAGVPAKIVGKPKTDKPSLDMDQGFNGRSQSFIHGDGI; encoded by the coding sequence ATGAAACACTGTGAACAACAAAAAGTTTGGCAATGCATTGTAAAAGAAGCTCGACAGCAGTCTGAGCAAGAACCTATGCTTGCGAGTTTTTACCATGCCACGATTATCAACCATGAAAGCCTGGGGGCTGCACTCAGTTACATTCTTGCTAACAAGTTAAAGACTGCTTCGATGCCAGCAATGGCAGTACGTGAAGTTGTTGAACAAGCCTTTGAAGAAGATGACTCAATCATTGATGCGGCCGCTTGTGATATCTGCGCGACAGTTACTCGAGACCCGGCTGTAGAAATGTACTCTATGCCATTGCTCTACCTTAAAGGCTATCACGCCCTGCAAGGTTATCGCGTGGCTAACTGGTTATGGAAGCAAGGGCGTATTGCACTGGCCACTTATCTGCAAAACCAAATTTCAGTCGCATGCCAAGTGGATATACACCCTGCAGCACGTATCGGCAAAGCTATCATGCTCGACCACGCAACTGGTATTGTTATCGGTGAAACGGCGGTAGTCGAAAACGACGTATCCATCCTTCAAGATGTTACTCTCGGCGGTACCGGTAAAGAAGGCGGTGACCGTCACCCTAAAATCCGTGAAGGCGTGATGATTGGTGCTGGTGCGAAAATACTCGGCAATATTGAAGTAGGTGAAGGCGCTAAGATTGGTTCTTGTTCTGTGGTACTACAAGCTGTACCACCACATACTACGGTCGCAGGTGTTCCCGCTAAGATTGTTGGTAAGCCAAAGACAGATAAGCCTTCTCTTGATATGGACCAAGGGTTCAATGGTCGCTCACAAAGCTTTATCCATGGTGATGGGATATAA